In Clostridium sp. DL-VIII, the following proteins share a genomic window:
- a CDS encoding AI-2E family transporter — protein sequence MRIIFTAYKKLFSLLFSLVLVIIVTFLIKYYFRPFLSMIIMTVICAPIYKIMIKAKIPSKIAGALSIIVINISIVLIGVYLGSEIFYIFKKVYFANLDLINKLIKDISITLNVDLENIKIGRSVISIINDQNIRKGALSTGDGILAYFIGNICTFFVLVDKQKIIELFSMLFPIEIMTKFTGQKRNFIQMIGIEGMLILISTLEIIIGFLVLRIPDCFMLGVICGILDILPYVGTIIVFIPIIIYNIIMKNFITAFGLICLYVLVEIVREILEAKFLGNKLDIHPLVILLSIYIGVKIFGLLGILVGPMYSIIAKEIIYSTNQEFHIKN from the coding sequence GTGAGGATTATTTTTACGGCATATAAAAAACTTTTTTCACTTTTATTTTCTCTTGTATTAGTAATAATAGTAACATTCTTAATAAAGTACTATTTTAGGCCTTTTTTATCTATGATTATTATGACTGTAATATGTGCGCCTATTTATAAAATTATGATAAAAGCTAAAATTCCGAGTAAAATAGCGGGTGCCTTAAGTATAATAGTTATTAATATATCTATAGTGCTTATTGGAGTATATTTAGGCAGCGAAATATTTTACATATTTAAAAAAGTATATTTTGCAAATTTAGATTTAATAAATAAACTTATTAAAGATATTTCTATTACTTTAAATGTAGATTTAGAAAATATTAAGATAGGAAGAAGTGTAATTTCCATAATTAATGACCAAAATATAAGAAAAGGAGCATTAAGTACTGGGGATGGGATCTTAGCTTATTTTATAGGGAATATATGCACTTTTTTTGTATTGGTAGATAAGCAAAAAATAATAGAATTATTTTCAATGCTATTCCCGATAGAGATAATGACAAAGTTTACTGGTCAAAAGAGAAATTTTATTCAAATGATAGGGATTGAGGGAATGTTAATTTTAATTTCGACATTAGAAATAATAATAGGTTTTTTGGTGCTTAGGATTCCTGATTGCTTTATGCTTGGAGTAATTTGCGGTATATTGGACATTTTGCCTTATGTGGGAACTATAATTGTATTTATTCCAATTATAATATACAATATTATAATGAAGAATTTTATCACTGCATTTGGGCTTATTTGCCTATATGTTTTAGTTGAAATTGTCAGAGAAATATTAGAGGCTAAGTTTTTAGGAAACAAATTAGATATTCATCCTTTGGTTATATTATTATCGATATATATTGGAGTTAAGATATTTGGTCTTCTAGGAATATTAGTCGGACCAATGTATAGCATTATAGCAAAAGAAATAATTTATAGCACAAACCAAGAATTTCACATTAAAAATTAG
- the dxr gene encoding 1-deoxy-D-xylulose-5-phosphate reductoisomerase, whose protein sequence is MKKISILGCTGSIGTQTLDVIRKSNGELRLIGVTANTSVEKVIGIIEEFKPSYVAMMDFKSAHEIREYCKVGNRLVEVLDGIEGLNKIASLEEIDIVVTSVVGMIGLEPTMKAIEAKKDIALANKETLVVAGELVMKAAKENNVKILPVDSEHSAIFQSLRGNDTNALRKIILTASGGPFRGKIKEELIDIKVEDALKHPKWNMGKKISIDSATLMNKGLEVIEAHWLFNCNYDNIQVVVHPQSVVHSMVEYTDGSIIAQLGAQDMRLPIQYALNYEKREKLIADTIDFYEISKLTFEKPDLDTFKALELSFKAGRIGGLMPTILNGANEAAVELFLNEKIKFLQIPNLIEKCMEVFKDEVKKELTLENIINLDKRVKEYVIKKVVL, encoded by the coding sequence ATGAAAAAAATTTCTATACTAGGGTGTACTGGGTCAATAGGAACTCAAACGCTGGATGTAATTAGAAAATCAAATGGTGAATTAAGGTTAATAGGAGTGACAGCCAACACTTCTGTAGAAAAAGTCATTGGAATAATAGAAGAATTTAAACCTTCATATGTAGCCATGATGGATTTTAAAAGTGCTCATGAAATAAGAGAATATTGCAAAGTGGGCAATAGATTAGTAGAAGTTTTGGATGGAATAGAAGGACTTAATAAAATAGCTAGTTTAGAGGAAATTGACATAGTAGTGACATCTGTAGTTGGTATGATAGGTTTAGAGCCTACCATGAAGGCTATAGAAGCTAAAAAGGATATTGCTCTCGCTAATAAGGAGACATTAGTAGTTGCAGGGGAATTAGTAATGAAAGCAGCTAAAGAGAATAATGTAAAAATACTTCCGGTAGATTCAGAGCATAGTGCTATATTTCAGTCTTTAAGAGGGAATGATACTAATGCTTTAAGAAAAATAATTTTAACTGCATCTGGAGGTCCTTTTAGAGGGAAGATAAAAGAGGAACTTATTGATATAAAAGTTGAAGATGCGTTGAAACATCCTAAATGGAATATGGGAAAAAAAATCTCCATAGATTCAGCAACTCTTATGAATAAAGGGCTTGAGGTTATAGAGGCTCATTGGCTTTTTAATTGTAATTATGATAATATACAGGTTGTAGTTCATCCACAGAGTGTTGTACATTCTATGGTTGAATATACTGATGGAAGCATAATAGCACAGCTTGGAGCTCAAGATATGCGATTGCCTATTCAATATGCTTTAAACTATGAGAAGAGGGAGAAGCTTATTGCAGATACAATAGACTTCTATGAAATATCAAAACTAACCTTTGAAAAACCAGATTTAGATACGTTTAAGGCTTTAGAGTTGTCTTTTAAGGCTGGAAGAATAGGGGGGCTTATGCCAACTATTTTGAACGGAGCTAATGAGGCAGCAGTAGAATTATTTTTAAATGAAAAAATAAAATTTTTACAAATACCAAATTTAATAGAAAAGTGTATGGAAGTGTTTAAGGATGAGGTCAAAAAAGAGTTGACTTTAGAAAATATTATTAACTTAGATAAGAGAGTAAAAGAATATGTAATCAAAAAAGTAGTGCTTTAA